The DNA sequence TTCATCTAAAAATGACTTAAATTGTATTAAACAATGATTTGATAAAATTGCTCTTGAAGCCATTGAAAATCCAGGTTGATTATAAAAATTTTCATCAAATTCTATTTTACTTAATTCCGAATGGTTTTTTATACATTCCTCAATACAGAGAATTGTTAATTTTATTTGCGTGAATAGAAAAGATAAGGATTTATAAATTTCAATTAAACGATCCATTTCTTAATGAAATTGCTAATACGGTTTCTGACTATGCTAAATGTGTAATAGAAAATCCCAACTCTCATTAAGATTAATCTGGAATATTTATACCTTTTGCACTTTCAAATTCTTTGAAGAATTTTTCTAATGAATAACGCTCGTGTCGGAGTATATTGTAAATTGTTGACATTGGAATATTATACCCTTCTTCTAATTTCAACTTTGAGATTGTTGATGAAGTGATTCCACACATTTTTGCATATTTATTTTGTGTTATTACCTTACCGTCTTGGTCACGATATTCACGTAGAAATTTACTTTCAATAAAATTACACAAGTGCTTATTAACAAGTGTATTTTTTGTATTCAAAACTTCTTTATTCTGCATTTCATAATAATCTTTATCAAAAGAAAAGATTAAAAAGAAAAATACTGTTCGCTATAGCGAACGATTTAAAAGTTTTTATTATATTTGTAAAATAAATTACTGAAACGTAATTTTGCGATACTTCAACGAAATATTAGAAGCTATTGCTTAGAATCTCAATTCGAAAACTGGTAATTTTATGACACGAGACGATAAGCAGAAAGCTCACGACCTAGGCGTGGGCTCTCTTATCTGTGTCAAAGGTATACCAGTGCCCCGAATTGGATAGTGTAGAGTTCCACGCCGTTTTTATTTCTTATGTAGTCCGCTACCTCTACACTTCTCTAAGCTGCTTTTACAAAATATAGTATCAGATTAGAACAGATACAATGGCAGCGCAACCATTGCGGCTTTACAGCTTTCACGAGACACAATTTTCATTCATATTAATTTTTGGCTTGTATGGGCAGGAAGCTTTGTACGAAAGACTTCCAACGCTTCCTCCTATGCAGTCATTAAGCAAATACCTACAAAACGATTGAAAAATAAAAGGATAGACTTTGAAGCCCGATTTTGGTCCGGTAGCAGGAAACATTCAAGACTAAGGATTATTGAATCATTCTTCCATTTTAACGACCTGGTCACTGCCAAACAGATGCTCAACAACATTATGATCTATGCCGGAAAAAAGAAAACGACGATCAATGAAGACTCTTCGGCAATATTCCATTTTCATCAGGCCCTTCGGTCTTTTGTGCGGGCGTGCTATGCAGTCAGGCTAAAAGAAAGGACCTGTGAAATGAATACTAATTCCGAGAATCATTCTCCATTGATGCAAGGTTCCCTTTCGGATGAGGAATACCGTAATCCAACCCTGGTATTTCAAAAAGCTTTTGATGAATTCAGTATCAAAGATTTCGACTACTATATTGCGGTATCAGTATATTTTTCATTGGGAACTTTCACGCACGCTGCCGAAAGTAAAATTTTTGAGCCTTACCTGCACCTGACAAAAATGCTGGATGCGGCATACCTTATCCTCGAAAGAAGAATCCAAAAGAATCAATAACCATTAAAAGTAAAAATCAGAGAATGGAAAACAGTACCTAGAAATTATCCCAATATAACAATAAAGCCCTTTCCCTCAGTTTGCAGACCACAGGAAAGAGCATAATCAGTTTTAATAATTATAAAAACCTATTCAAAAGTATGAAAAATATCTTTTGCAGGGGAATCCTGTCCCTTATTTTTATCCTTCTCGCAGCTACAACATTCTTCGCCCAGAAAAAGTCTATTAAAGTCGGAGAATCTCTTCCCGATAATTTCTGGACAACTTCCTTAAAGGTGGTGAACCATTCGCAAAAAACCATAAATCTTTCTGAGGATAAGAACAAATTAATTCTCATAGACTTCTGGAATACCTGGTGCAGTGCCTGCCTGATGAATCTGCCCAAGATCACTGCCCTACAGCAGAAGTTTGGGAACAGGATCAGGATACTGCCAGTAAGCAACCAGGATAAGCCGGCACTGGAAAAATTCTTTGTGTCTCAAAACGGAAAGAAGTTTAATACGCTAACCTCCGTTTATAACGATTCCTATTTCCATCAGCTTTTCCCGCACGCCGGTGTTCCGTTCATCATCTGGATCAAAGATGGAAAACTACTGAGTACGACCGATGCAACGCAGCTTACCGAAGAGACCATCAATGAGATCCTGGACGGAAAGCAATCTTCATTACAGACTATCATTCAGATGGACAGGAAACGTCCCTTGATGCTTTCAGAAGATTATGACCGTCAGAAGAATATCCAGCTCCTCAATTATTCATTCTTTGCAAAAGGTCCCATTCCCGACATCGGCTCCGGCGGAACATACCGCACCACAACTTCCGAAACGATCAATGGCAGGCAATTTACCAACCTTCCTCTTTGGGATATGTATTATGCCATCGGCTTTGAATTGTTCAGACAACAGTCTCAAGAATCCTTTACGGGTAAAAGAATGCTCATTGAGGTCAAAGAACCCCAAAAGCTGATGCTCAATCAAAAAGCAGACGGTTCCAATGATACCTCCAATCTTTACAATTACGAGTTCATCATTCCTGAAAGTAAGGCTGATGCGCTTTACCAATATATGCTGGAAGATATCAACCGCTATTCGGATTATACGGTAACACTGGAAAAGAGACCTGTGCAATGTCTGGTGCTGATAAGAACAAGTCAGAAGGACAAACTGGCAAGCAAAGGCGGGGAAAAACGCTCCACCTTTCCACGGACACCATCCATCCTCAGAAACGCACCGCTCAGGAATATGATCAATATGCTGAACGGCGAAATTCCCATTAAGGAAATATTTATCGATGAGACCGGATATACGGGGAATGTGGATATCGAAGTTTCGGGTGTCAAAGATATTTCAACCCTCAGGAAAGAACTTCAGAAATATGACCTTGACCTGATCCCGGCAGAGCGAAACCTATTGATGATGGTCATTAAAGATAATCAATGATGAAACCTATCTGTCATCTGCCTGTGTATTAACATAAATTCTAAACTATATCAAACTATGAAGAAATTATTAATACTTCCCGCTATCTGTTTTGCTTTGCCCGCAATGGCGCAGCAAATGATTACCGGAAGTGTGATGGACGAAACAACCCGATTACCAATAAAAGGCGTAACGGTAGCTATACAAAACACCAAAACAGCCACCACAACAGATCAAAATGGGAAATTCAGCCTTAGTACTGACGAGAAAAAGATTAGCCTTGTCATTCTCGGTAAAGGTTATGAAGAAAAGGTACTTCCTTTGGAACTGCCACTTTCAGAACCTTTGAGGATTTACCTATCAGAGAAAGTGGCACAGATCGATGAAGTGGTACTGACCACCGGGTATCAGAAAATACCAAAAGAACGTTCCACAGGTTCATTCTCCTCCGTAGGTAAGACAGCACTGAACACACAGGTATCCACGAATATTCTTGACCGCCTGGCGGCCACTGCCAACGGCATTGTCATCAGCCGGGGAACTTCCCAGGGAACGCCGCAGATTATGGTCAGAGGACTCAGCACGATTCAGGGACCGAAAGCCCCGCTGATCGTGGTGGACAACTTTCCCTACGATGGCGATATCAGCAATATCAATCCCAACATTGTTGAGAGCATTACCATCCTCAAAGATGCCGCCGCAGCGAGTATCTGGGGAGCCCGAGCCGCCAACGGGGTCATCGTTATTACCACTAAGGGAGCAAAATACAATCAGCCGATAATGGTGGATTTCAATACCTATCTCACGACAAGCCCGAAACCTGATTTGAATTACCTCAAAGTAATTTCCAGTGCAGATTTCATCGATGTGGAACAGGAGCTTTTTAAAAAGAACTTTTATAACACCGATATCAATTCATCAAGCCATCCGGTCCTTTCTCCGGTTGTAGATCTTCTCAACAAAGAAAAGAAAGGCCTGCTTTCTCACGAGGCGGTTCAGAGGGAGATCGAGCGGCTCAAAGGTATTGATTCACGAGATCAGTTCAAAAGGTATATGTACCAGCCATTGGAGAACCGGCAATATTCACTGAGTATGGCTGGAGGCGCACCGCAGTTTTCGTGGACCTCTTCACTCGGCTACGATGACAACACCGGAAACCTGGGTGAGAACTACCAAAGGATGAACCTGCGTTTCCAGAACACCTGGCAACCCCTGAAAAATCTTACCCTAAACACCGGGGTCTTCTTTACTCATTCATCGACCAAAAACGGAAGAAGTTCCTACGGAAGCATCATTATGAAAACCAATGCGGTTCCGTATATGGAAATGGCCGATGCGAACGGTAATGCACTTATTGTCTCAAAATCTTTTGAACAGGGCTATAAATCAGGATTGGGCAATGGAAAATTACTGGACTGGAACTACTATCCGCTCACTGACTGGCAGCATTTCTCAGGGACAGGCAGAAACTCGGAAATTATTATTAACGCAGGATTGAATTACAAAATCCTGAAGGGCTTTGATGCTGATTTGAAATACCAGTATCAGAGAACTACCGGGCTATCCAACAGTCTGTATGATGAACAAAGCTACTATGTAAGAGATTATGTCAACCGCTTCACGGTCATCAATTCCAACGGCAGCCTTACCTATAACGTTCCGAAAGGAAGCATACTGGATAAAACAACCTCACAACTGCTCATCAACAATTTCCGTGGCCAGCTGAATTTCAACAGAGGATTTGGAAAACATCAGGTTTCAGCCATTGCCGGCGGGGAGGTCCGGGATGCCAATTCCCAGTCTGCCAATACCAGATACTACGGCTATGACCCAAATAATCTTTCGTTCGGTACGGTGGATTTTAAGAATAAATACCAGCTGATCACAGGTGGTACTTCTTTCATTGATAACCTTAATGCCTTGCGTGAGACCAATAACCGATTCGTCTCCGTATATGCCAATGCGGCCTACACCTTCGATAACCGCTACACCATTTCCGGAAGTGCCAGAAGAGATGCCAGCAACCTGTTCGGGCTGAAGACCAATGACCAATGGAATCCGTTCTGGTCGGCAGGACTGTCCTGGAATGTCTCCAATGAAAAGCTCTATCATCTAAAGTGGCTGCCTGAACTCAAGCTAAGAGGTTCTTATGGTTATAATGGTAATATCAACCCTGCAATGGTCGCCGTGACCACAATGGCCATACTGGGTGTTTCCACCTATACCCAGGAACAGATGGCTAGATTTGACAACTATTACAATCCACAGCTTCGATGGGAAACGGTAAGGATGATCAATGCAGGACTGGATTTTGCGACCCGCAACAATAGGATCTCCGGCTCTGTAGAATATTTCCGTAAAAAAGGAGAAAATCTATTCGGACAGGTTCCGCTGGATTATACCATAGGATTAACCAGCCTGGTATGGAATGTTGCAGGTATTGAAGGGAATGGTATTGATGTGGAATTAAGGACCATCAACATCAATAAAGCATTCCGTTGGCAGACCACGGCTAATTTCAGCACGTACAAGGACAAGGTGACGAAATACTATCCAAGCAGCACTATTGCCAGGAACTTTGTGCTGTCAAGCGTTCCCATTTCAGGGATTGAAGGCTTGCCGGTCTATTCCATATTCGCTTACCAGTGGACAGGGCTTGATCCTCAGAATGGTGACCCCCGAGGATATCTGAATGGAGAGGTCAGTAAGGATTACGCCAAGATGATGGGCGCTGATGTAAAAGATCTGCAATACTTCGGTTCTGCCATTCCTACGGTGTATGGTTCATTTACCAATACCTTTTCTTATAAGCAATTCACTTTGGATATAGGGATCACCTACAAGCTGGGATATTATTTCAGAAGGCCTTCCATCAATTATACCAGCCTTTTTAAAGATTGGATCGGCCATAGTGATTATGCCTTACGGTGGCAGAAGCCCGGAGATGAGGCGTTTACCGATGTGCCGTCCAACCAGTATCAGACCAACTCTAACCGGGATGCCTTCTATGCAGGTTCGGCGGCTCTTATCGAAAAGGGTGATCATATCCGTCTGCAGTACATCAATCTGGGATACGAGATCGGCAAAAAGCAGTGGCAGCAGATGCCGCTTAAAGCCTTACAGCTCTATGCCAATATAAGCAACTTGGGAATCCTCTGGCAGGAAAGCAAAAGCGGGATCGATCCTGATTTTAATCTGGGCAGCTACGTGGTAAAGCCGCCTGTAATGTACACTTTAGGATTGAAAGCTAAATTTTAAAAATATAAAATTAAAAAATCAAAGGTATGAAAACTATCAACAAAATAAAAACACTCTTTAAATCATCAGTGCTAATACCGGTAATACTATCCGTTTTGAGTTGCAGTGATTTTTTAGATGAAAAATCAGACCTGAAGCTGGCTACACCCGATAAGCTGGAAGACAATCAGATGCTGCTCAACAACTATGGTTTTCTAAATGTGGATTTTGCATCCAGCGGTGAAACAAGCTCGGATGACTACTACCTTACGGATGCAGATTATAATGCATTAAGCTTCGAGGCCTCCAAACGGCTTTATACCTGGATGCCGGATAATGTGGCTACTCCGGTTTCCTCCGGAAATGACTGGTCAGCCTGTTACCGGAGCGTCTATGTCTGTAATGCCGTACTCTTCAATATGAAGGATAAGAACTATACCGGCGAGCAGGCTGATAACATCAGAGGACAGGCGTTGGCTTTGCGTGCCTTCCGCTACCTGGATGCCGCGCAGATCTGGTGTAAGGCTTATAATCCTCAAACAGCAGGTACAGATTTAGGTCTTCCACTAAGGCTGGATCCGGATATGAATATTCCGTCAGTGCGGTCAACGGTACAGCAAACCTATGAACAGATCATCAGTGACTTTCAAACGGCCATTCCACTATTGTTATCAAAACAGATCTCCGGAATGCGGATCTCAAGAGCAGCAGCTTATGGTCTGTTAGCCCGTACCTATCTGTTTATGGGAGATTATCAGAAAGCGCTCAGCAATACGGAAGCGGCATTGAATATCAATAGCGAGCTGATGGATTTTAATACCCTCAATCCTAATGCAGACTATCCTGTTACGGAAATGAACAAAGAGGTCCTGCTCTGGGCAGCGATGAAATACGAATATCATCTGATTCCGGCCAAAATCCCTGACCACATTTACCAGATGT is a window from the Chryseobacterium indologenes genome containing:
- a CDS encoding helix-turn-helix domain-containing protein: MQNKEVLNTKNTLVNKHLCNFIESKFLREYRDQDGKVITQNKYAKMCGITSSTISKLKLEEGYNIPMSTIYNILRHERYSLEKFFKEFESAKGINIPD
- a CDS encoding TlpA family protein disulfide reductase; translation: MKNIFCRGILSLIFILLAATTFFAQKKSIKVGESLPDNFWTTSLKVVNHSQKTINLSEDKNKLILIDFWNTWCSACLMNLPKITALQQKFGNRIRILPVSNQDKPALEKFFVSQNGKKFNTLTSVYNDSYFHQLFPHAGVPFIIWIKDGKLLSTTDATQLTEETINEILDGKQSSLQTIIQMDRKRPLMLSEDYDRQKNIQLLNYSFFAKGPIPDIGSGGTYRTTTSETINGRQFTNLPLWDMYYAIGFELFRQQSQESFTGKRMLIEVKEPQKLMLNQKADGSNDTSNLYNYEFIIPESKADALYQYMLEDINRYSDYTVTLEKRPVQCLVLIRTSQKDKLASKGGEKRSTFPRTPSILRNAPLRNMINMLNGEIPIKEIFIDETGYTGNVDIEVSGVKDISTLRKELQKYDLDLIPAERNLLMMVIKDNQ
- a CDS encoding SusC/RagA family TonB-linked outer membrane protein, encoding MKKLLILPAICFALPAMAQQMITGSVMDETTRLPIKGVTVAIQNTKTATTTDQNGKFSLSTDEKKISLVILGKGYEEKVLPLELPLSEPLRIYLSEKVAQIDEVVLTTGYQKIPKERSTGSFSSVGKTALNTQVSTNILDRLAATANGIVISRGTSQGTPQIMVRGLSTIQGPKAPLIVVDNFPYDGDISNINPNIVESITILKDAAAASIWGARAANGVIVITTKGAKYNQPIMVDFNTYLTTSPKPDLNYLKVISSADFIDVEQELFKKNFYNTDINSSSHPVLSPVVDLLNKEKKGLLSHEAVQREIERLKGIDSRDQFKRYMYQPLENRQYSLSMAGGAPQFSWTSSLGYDDNTGNLGENYQRMNLRFQNTWQPLKNLTLNTGVFFTHSSTKNGRSSYGSIIMKTNAVPYMEMADANGNALIVSKSFEQGYKSGLGNGKLLDWNYYPLTDWQHFSGTGRNSEIIINAGLNYKILKGFDADLKYQYQRTTGLSNSLYDEQSYYVRDYVNRFTVINSNGSLTYNVPKGSILDKTTSQLLINNFRGQLNFNRGFGKHQVSAIAGGEVRDANSQSANTRYYGYDPNNLSFGTVDFKNKYQLITGGTSFIDNLNALRETNNRFVSVYANAAYTFDNRYTISGSARRDASNLFGLKTNDQWNPFWSAGLSWNVSNEKLYHLKWLPELKLRGSYGYNGNINPAMVAVTTMAILGVSTYTQEQMARFDNYYNPQLRWETVRMINAGLDFATRNNRISGSVEYFRKKGENLFGQVPLDYTIGLTSLVWNVAGIEGNGIDVELRTININKAFRWQTTANFSTYKDKVTKYYPSSTIARNFVLSSVPISGIEGLPVYSIFAYQWTGLDPQNGDPRGYLNGEVSKDYAKMMGADVKDLQYFGSAIPTVYGSFTNTFSYKQFTLDIGITYKLGYYFRRPSINYTSLFKDWIGHSDYALRWQKPGDEAFTDVPSNQYQTNSNRDAFYAGSAALIEKGDHIRLQYINLGYEIGKKQWQQMPLKALQLYANISNLGILWQESKSGIDPDFNLGSYVVKPPVMYTLGLKAKF
- a CDS encoding RagB/SusD family nutrient uptake outer membrane protein → MKTINKIKTLFKSSVLIPVILSVLSCSDFLDEKSDLKLATPDKLEDNQMLLNNYGFLNVDFASSGETSSDDYYLTDADYNALSFEASKRLYTWMPDNVATPVSSGNDWSACYRSVYVCNAVLFNMKDKNYTGEQADNIRGQALALRAFRYLDAAQIWCKAYNPQTAGTDLGLPLRLDPDMNIPSVRSTVQQTYEQIISDFQTAIPLLLSKQISGMRISRAAAYGLLARTYLFMGDYQKALSNTEAALNINSELMDFNTLNPNADYPVTEMNKEVLLWAAMKYEYHLIPAKIPDHIYQMYDNNDLRKTVFFRKNAVNEVLFKAYYNNANGPIVSVATDELYLMAAECKVRLNKIQEGIGYLNTLLVKRWKTGTYVPITANSQSEALDIILKERRKELLIRGLRWPDLKRYNRDGANITLTRTVKGQTYTLPPNDLRYAIAIPEDIITLSGIPQNPR